A single genomic interval of Acidobacteriota bacterium harbors:
- a CDS encoding 23S rRNA (pseudouridine(1915)-N(3))-methyltransferase RlmH produces the protein MKLQFIWIGKTKNAAIRELANDYLERLKKYCRVEITELRDRDDAGGVKLRLIEKEGEEILQHLEADAFLIALDERGREMTSQQFAEFFEKHRLAGTKQLTFVIGGHLGLAEKVKKRANLTLALSRMTLTHELARIFLLEQAYRAFAILHGSPYQK, from the coding sequence ATGAAGTTGCAATTTATCTGGATTGGCAAAACCAAAAACGCGGCGATTCGGGAATTGGCGAATGATTATCTTGAACGCCTGAAAAAATATTGTCGCGTAGAGATTACCGAATTGCGCGACCGCGACGATGCCGGAGGCGTCAAACTTCGGCTCATTGAAAAAGAGGGCGAAGAAATTTTGCAGCATCTGGAAGCAGATGCTTTTTTAATTGCGCTCGATGAACGCGGGCGGGAAATGACTTCGCAGCAGTTTGCCGAGTTTTTTGAAAAACACAGACTTGCGGGAACCAAACAATTAACTTTTGTAATTGGCGGGCATCTGGGACTGGCGGAAAAAGTGAAAAAACGCGCCAACCTGACCTTGGCGCTTTCACGCATGACGCTCACCCATGAGCTTGCTCGCATATTTTTACTTGAACAAGCTTATCGTGCATTTGCTATACTTCACGGTTCGCCTTATCAGAAATGA
- a CDS encoding TraR/DksA family transcriptional regulator — translation MDKKRLKQYEAKLIDQRNALLGMVERTEDYGREADREISQDPADKASNSYTKELLFSQSTNERNTLKLIEEAIDRVDNGDYGDCLNCGNEIQAKRLDAIPWAPYCRDCQELVEQGLLSDKEERE, via the coding sequence ATGGATAAAAAAAGATTAAAACAATACGAAGCCAAACTCATCGACCAAAGAAACGCTTTGCTGGGTATGGTAGAGCGCACAGAGGATTATGGCAGAGAAGCTGACCGCGAAATCAGCCAGGACCCGGCTGATAAAGCTTCCAACTCCTACACCAAAGAGCTTTTATTTTCGCAGAGCACTAATGAACGAAACACTTTAAAACTTATCGAAGAAGCCATTGACCGGGTAGATAATGGCGATTACGGCGATTGTTTAAATTGCGGCAATGAAATTCAAGCGAAACGACTCGACGCCATTCCCTGGGCACCCTATTGCAGAGATTGCCAGGAACTGGTCGAGCAAGGACTGTTAAGCGACAAAGAAGAACGCGAATAA
- a CDS encoding phosphoribosyltransferase family protein — MFTHALQNLRDGILTLAYPQECRVCKGQVESWRDGVVCHRCWENPHLTELFTRTSTCHKCDYPLPPVQQFAARTTDVTTIPAQPRQCGRCQKMPFTFARACGAYTGTLEANILFLKSTPHLCRRLREMLGQTYQANEAVLASEVIVPVPLHDLRKRERGFNQAEVVARALAWDYGLNLDTTALIRSKATERHRVGMDEVDRLKSVAKAFKVRDPQRLKARSILLIDDVFTTGSTIRVAAETLLNAGVVDVKALTLVRVIQRL; from the coding sequence GTGTTCACGCACGCGCTGCAAAATTTACGAGACGGAATTCTCACCCTCGCTTATCCGCAGGAATGTCGCGTCTGTAAGGGTCAGGTTGAATCCTGGCGCGACGGCGTGGTTTGCCATCGGTGTTGGGAAAATCCACACCTCACCGAACTTTTCACCCGCACGAGCACCTGCCACAAATGCGATTATCCATTGCCGCCGGTTCAACAATTTGCGGCGCGCACGACTGACGTGACCACCATACCCGCTCAGCCGCGTCAATGCGGACGCTGTCAGAAAATGCCTTTTACTTTTGCGAGAGCCTGCGGCGCGTATACCGGAACTCTTGAAGCCAATATTTTGTTCTTAAAATCGACGCCTCATCTTTGTCGTCGTTTGCGAGAAATGCTCGGACAAACCTATCAAGCGAATGAAGCGGTTTTAGCAAGCGAGGTGATCGTGCCGGTTCCCCTGCACGATCTGAGAAAGCGCGAACGCGGATTCAATCAAGCCGAAGTGGTGGCGCGCGCCCTGGCTTGGGACTATGGTCTCAATCTCGATACCACTGCACTGATACGCAGCAAAGCGACCGAGCGCCACCGCGTCGGCATGGATGAGGTTGATCGCTTGAAATCCGTAGCAAAAGCCTTTAAGGTTCGCGACCCGCAACGCTTAAAAGCGCGTTCCATACTTTTAATTGATGATGTTTTTACCACCGGAAGCACGATTCGCGTCGCGGCAGAAACCTTGTTAAATGCAGGGGTCGTCGATGTCAAGGCGCTCACCCTGGTTAGAGTCATCCAACGTTTGTAA